In one window of Verrucomicrobiia bacterium DNA:
- a CDS encoding glycoside hydrolase family 71/99-like protein — protein MIIKRYVAGWLIALLCAGTAGAAASRHSPGSAFPSYAGRVMCGYQGWFRAAGDGSHEGWVHFGVGGKFDTNHLHIDYWPDTREYPDTYPTPFVLSNGQPARVFSSWDASTVDVHFRWLRDYGIDGVFVQRFFEATRTEPRRRQSRVVLEHALAASQKYHRAIAVMYDLSGLNAPAEDCSSIITDWKELVDQLKLTRQGTNQTYLYHRGKPLVAIWGLGFPDRPYNIHQIGVEKLIAFLKDDPEYGGCAVLLGVPTYFRTLQRDCVADPYLHQLIESADVVLPWMVGRYSTMQPAERTRYLAQLKADLAWCAERHLDYAPCVYPGFSWFNLSKTEFGGANPINQIPRQKGRFYWNQITAAKEAGARMLYVAMFDEMDEGTAIFKCSNATPTGASFLNYEGLPADYYLWLTGRAGALLRGELPFSKELPPREQARQSPTPSTAK, from the coding sequence ATGATCATCAAACGATACGTTGCCGGGTGGCTGATCGCCTTGTTATGCGCAGGCACCGCAGGGGCGGCCGCAAGCCGGCACAGTCCGGGCTCCGCCTTCCCAAGTTATGCCGGTCGGGTGATGTGCGGCTACCAAGGGTGGTTTCGCGCGGCTGGTGACGGATCCCATGAGGGTTGGGTTCATTTCGGTGTCGGCGGCAAGTTCGACACGAACCACCTGCACATCGATTACTGGCCGGACACCCGCGAATACCCGGATACGTATCCCACACCGTTCGTGCTGTCCAACGGCCAGCCGGCACGCGTGTTCAGTTCGTGGGATGCGAGCACGGTGGACGTTCATTTTCGCTGGCTGCGGGACTACGGCATTGATGGGGTGTTTGTGCAACGCTTCTTCGAGGCGACCCGCACCGAGCCGCGGCGGCGCCAGAGCCGCGTGGTTTTGGAGCACGCGCTGGCTGCATCCCAAAAATATCACCGCGCCATCGCCGTCATGTATGACCTGTCTGGCCTCAACGCCCCGGCCGAGGATTGCTCGTCCATCATCACGGATTGGAAGGAACTCGTGGACCAGCTCAAGCTGACCCGTCAGGGCACGAATCAAACCTACCTTTACCACCGCGGTAAACCGCTCGTGGCCATTTGGGGGCTCGGTTTCCCGGATCGTCCCTACAACATCCACCAGATCGGCGTGGAGAAACTGATCGCCTTTCTGAAGGACGATCCGGAATACGGCGGTTGCGCCGTGCTGCTGGGCGTGCCGACCTATTTTCGAACGTTGCAACGCGATTGCGTGGCGGATCCTTACTTGCACCAACTCATTGAGTCCGCCGACGTGGTGCTGCCGTGGATGGTCGGCCGTTATTCAACGATGCAGCCGGCGGAACGGACGCGCTATCTGGCCCAGTTGAAGGCCGATCTTGCGTGGTGCGCCGAACGACATTTGGACTACGCGCCGTGCGTTTATCCGGGGTTCAGCTGGTTCAATTTGAGCAAAACCGAGTTCGGCGGCGCCAATCCGATCAATCAGATCCCCCGCCAAAAAGGCCGGTTCTATTGGAACCAAATCACCGCCGCGAAGGAGGCTGGCGCGCGCATGCTCTACGTTGCGATGTTTGACGAAATGGACGAAGGGACGGCCATTTTCAAGTGCAGCAATGCGACGCCCACGGGCGCAAGCTTTCTCAATTACGAAGGGCTGCCCGCGGATTATTATTTGTGGTTGACCGGCCGCGCGGGGGCATTGTTGCGCGGCGAGCTGCCCTTTTCCAAGGAGCTGCCACCACGCGAGCAAGCTCGCCAAAGTCCAACCCCATCAACCGCGAAATAA
- a CDS encoding phosphoglycerate kinase, with protein sequence MAKLTVRDLDLRGKRVFVRVDYNVPMEEKDGQMVINDTTRIKETLPTLKLLIEKGAKIILAAHLGRPKGKKEPSMSLRPVAAKLADMILRPVAFVDDCIGEKVEQTAAALKEGDILLLENVRYYNEEEANDPAFAEKMAKVAEVYVNDAFGSAHRAHASTEGVARVVAKRGGKCAAGLLMERELKFLGDELEKPARPFVVILGGAKVSDKIKVIDRLLEKADTILIGGAMAYTFKLAQGAKVGLSLVEKDKTDVALAALAKAKQRGVQFLLPTDNTCVTPVKTDKLDKKGRPVMDLTNPRVNTEPNIPDTEEGVDIGPATAAQFKDVLLGAKTILWNGPMGIFEDKRFAVGTNAVAAAVAEATQKGATSIIGGGDSVKAINKSGLADKVTFMSTGGGASLEFLEGIELPGVAALSEK encoded by the coding sequence ATGGCAAAGCTCACAGTTCGCGACCTTGATTTGCGTGGCAAACGCGTGTTCGTCCGGGTGGATTACAACGTCCCAATGGAGGAGAAGGATGGCCAGATGGTCATCAACGACACGACGCGCATCAAGGAGACCCTGCCGACGCTCAAGCTGTTGATCGAAAAGGGGGCCAAAATCATTCTCGCCGCGCACCTCGGCCGGCCAAAGGGCAAGAAGGAGCCCTCCATGTCCCTGCGCCCGGTGGCCGCGAAGCTCGCCGACATGATCCTCCGGCCCGTCGCGTTCGTGGATGATTGCATCGGCGAGAAAGTCGAGCAGACCGCCGCAGCGTTGAAGGAAGGCGACATTCTGCTGCTCGAGAACGTCCGTTACTACAACGAAGAGGAGGCCAACGATCCCGCGTTCGCGGAAAAGATGGCCAAAGTCGCCGAGGTTTATGTGAACGACGCGTTCGGTTCGGCGCACCGTGCGCACGCCTCCACCGAAGGCGTGGCCCGTGTGGTGGCAAAGCGCGGCGGGAAATGCGCCGCAGGCTTGTTGATGGAACGTGAACTGAAGTTCCTCGGCGATGAACTGGAAAAACCCGCCCGCCCCTTCGTCGTGATTCTCGGCGGCGCCAAAGTTTCGGACAAAATCAAAGTCATCGACCGGCTGCTGGAAAAGGCGGACACGATTTTGATTGGCGGCGCGATGGCCTACACCTTCAAACTGGCCCAGGGCGCCAAGGTGGGTTTGTCGCTTGTGGAAAAGGACAAAACCGACGTGGCGCTCGCGGCGCTGGCCAAGGCCAAGCAGCGCGGCGTGCAGTTCCTGCTGCCCACCGACAACACCTGCGTAACACCGGTCAAAACCGACAAGCTCGACAAGAAGGGCCGGCCGGTCATGGATTTGACCAATCCGCGGGTGAACACCGAACCGAACATCCCGGACACGGAAGAAGGCGTGGACATCGGCCCCGCCACCGCCGCCCAGTTCAAGGATGTGTTGCTCGGCGCAAAAACCATCCTGTGGAACGGCCCGATGGGCATTTTTGAAGACAAACGCTTCGCGGTGGGCACCAATGCCGTCGCGGCGGCCGTGGCGGAAGCAACGCAAAAGGGCGCCACGAGCATCATTGGCGGCGGCGACAGCGTGAAGGCCATCAACAAATCTGGCCTCGCGGACAAGGTCACCTTCATGAGCACCGGCGGCGGCGCCAGCTTGGAGTTTCTGGAAGGCATCGAACTGCCCGGCGTGGCCGCATTGAGCGAAAAGTAA
- a CDS encoding glycosyltransferase, whose translation MVLNGIFGALAALSLLLLLWQWLAARRFPLHQRRVQPALAFGTQDAAAAAPHPGVTLLKPLKGADAHTEKCLRSWLQQAYSGPVQALFGVADASDPACALVQRLMAEHPRTTAQLVVCDARAGANAKVSKLIQLEQLAEHELICVSDADVCVPPDFLADAVAAFGPSPTPAAAPVALLNCFYRLANPATLAMHCEAVAINADFWSQVLQSVSLKPMDFALGAVMLTRRGELAGLGGFAAIKDCLADDYQLGHRIAQRGGRIALSPVVVECWDAPAGWAAVWKHQLRWARTIRVCQPVPYFFSLLSNPTLWPALWAAVSGTRTALGFLGTAFLVRLMVTADLQRRLAGDRPESDAAADRPPIVRYCWLAPFKDVLQVGVWLLAFLGNTIEWRGRRMKLRRDGTLIPA comes from the coding sequence GTGGTTTTAAACGGCATCTTCGGGGCGCTCGCGGCACTGAGTCTCCTGCTGTTGCTCTGGCAATGGCTGGCGGCGCGCCGCTTTCCGCTGCATCAGCGCCGCGTGCAACCCGCGCTGGCTTTCGGGACGCAAGATGCGGCGGCAGCGGCTCCCCACCCCGGCGTCACGCTGTTGAAACCACTGAAAGGCGCCGATGCTCATACGGAAAAATGTCTGCGCAGCTGGCTGCAACAAGCTTACTCCGGCCCGGTCCAGGCGCTTTTCGGCGTGGCCGACGCCAGCGATCCGGCCTGCGCCCTCGTGCAGCGGCTCATGGCGGAACATCCCCGCACGACCGCACAGCTGGTTGTTTGTGACGCCCGGGCGGGCGCAAACGCCAAGGTGTCCAAGCTGATTCAGTTGGAGCAGCTCGCCGAGCATGAATTGATTTGCGTGAGCGACGCGGACGTGTGCGTGCCGCCGGATTTTTTGGCCGACGCCGTCGCCGCATTCGGCCCTTCGCCCACACCGGCCGCCGCGCCTGTCGCGCTGTTGAACTGTTTTTATCGGCTGGCCAATCCTGCCACGCTGGCCATGCACTGCGAAGCCGTGGCCATCAATGCCGATTTCTGGAGCCAGGTGCTGCAATCGGTTTCGCTCAAGCCGATGGATTTCGCGTTGGGGGCCGTGATGCTGACCCGGCGTGGCGAACTGGCCGGCCTGGGCGGTTTTGCGGCCATCAAGGATTGTTTGGCGGACGACTACCAGCTTGGACATCGCATCGCGCAACGGGGTGGGCGCATCGCGCTCAGTCCGGTGGTGGTGGAATGTTGGGATGCGCCCGCCGGCTGGGCCGCGGTCTGGAAACATCAATTGCGCTGGGCCCGCACCATCCGGGTGTGCCAGCCGGTGCCTTATTTTTTCAGTCTGTTGAGCAATCCCACGCTCTGGCCGGCGCTGTGGGCGGCGGTGAGCGGCACGCGGACGGCGCTCGGCTTCCTGGGCACAGCGTTCTTGGTGCGCCTCATGGTCACGGCTGACCTGCAACGGCGGCTGGCCGGTGATCGGCCGGAATCGGACGCCGCGGCCGACCGCCCGCCGATTGTCCGTTACTGCTGGCTGGCGCCGTTCAAGGACGTCCTGCAGGTCGGCGTGTGGCTGCTGGCGTTTCTCGGGAACACCATCGAATGGCGCGGCCGCCGCATGAAGCTGCGCCGCGATGGCACGCTAATCCCCGCATGA